A single region of the Solwaraspora sp. WMMD791 genome encodes:
- a CDS encoding cytochrome P450 → MPAEPINRITTDTREIPTVGWSSGVGGTLAFKRDQLAFLRRGIDRYGDIFRFRPLGIPMVLVNHPDYIRHVLVDEGEKYDKNAVLFKVVRPVLRKGLIANPDMELWRRQRRMMAPHFTPRTVATFTRNMTDETEQMLDRWERNYGSGGTIDVTDEIGQLALRIVNRSLFSAQVGASAQAFERAFGEANTILGAFFRFPFPPLTVPIRRHRRLRAAIAAMDEFVSAFIHRRLHEELPGTAADPAAPAGTGTGPAPQAEATDLLTLLLHTVDVEDGNGMDLEQLHHEVLNICIGAYETTTNTLSWAFYLLARHPQAEDRLHAEVDTVLAGRLPTVDDLPRLPYTRMVADETLRIYSPAYQFMRRASADDVIDGYRVPAGTNMLINSYFLHRHPDFWDDPERFDPLRFTPEQIARRPKHAYVPFGSGHRVCIGKHFALAELVLVLATVASRYRLVSPPGAPEVRPEALITLHPHGGVHLTLERR, encoded by the coding sequence ATGCCCGCAGAACCGATCAATCGCATCACGACCGACACCAGGGAGATTCCTACCGTCGGGTGGAGCAGCGGCGTCGGCGGGACCCTGGCCTTCAAACGCGACCAGCTCGCCTTCCTCCGCCGCGGCATCGACCGGTACGGCGACATCTTCCGGTTCCGCCCGCTGGGCATCCCGATGGTGCTGGTCAACCACCCTGACTACATCCGACACGTCCTCGTCGACGAGGGGGAGAAATACGACAAGAACGCCGTACTGTTCAAAGTGGTCCGGCCGGTGCTCCGCAAGGGCCTCATCGCCAATCCGGACATGGAGCTGTGGCGCCGGCAACGCCGAATGATGGCACCGCACTTCACGCCCCGTACCGTCGCCACGTTCACCCGGAACATGACCGACGAAACCGAACAGATGCTTGACCGGTGGGAGCGGAACTACGGCTCCGGCGGCACCATCGACGTCACCGACGAGATCGGTCAGCTCGCGCTGCGAATCGTCAACCGCTCGTTGTTCAGTGCCCAGGTCGGTGCCAGTGCCCAGGCGTTCGAACGCGCATTCGGCGAGGCCAACACCATTCTCGGGGCGTTCTTCCGGTTCCCGTTCCCGCCGCTGACCGTACCGATCCGCCGGCACCGTCGGCTGCGCGCCGCGATCGCCGCCATGGACGAGTTCGTCTCCGCCTTCATCCACCGTCGGCTGCACGAAGAACTGCCGGGCACCGCAGCGGACCCGGCCGCGCCGGCGGGCACCGGGACAGGCCCGGCCCCGCAGGCGGAGGCCACCGACCTGCTCACCCTGCTGTTGCACACCGTCGACGTCGAGGACGGCAACGGCATGGACCTCGAACAGCTCCACCACGAGGTGCTCAACATCTGCATCGGCGCGTACGAGACCACCACCAACACCCTGTCCTGGGCGTTCTACCTGCTCGCCCGCCACCCGCAGGCCGAGGATCGGCTGCACGCCGAGGTCGACACCGTCCTCGCCGGACGGCTGCCGACCGTCGACGACCTGCCCCGGCTGCCGTACACCCGGATGGTCGCCGACGAGACGCTGCGCATCTACTCCCCCGCGTACCAGTTCATGCGTCGGGCCAGCGCCGACGACGTGATCGACGGCTACCGGGTGCCGGCCGGCACCAACATGCTGATCAACAGCTACTTCCTGCACCGCCACCCCGACTTCTGGGACGACCCGGAACGCTTCGACCCGCTGCGGTTCACCCCCGAGCAGATCGCCCGCCGACCGAAACACGCCTACGTGCCGTTCGGCAGCGGTCACCGGGTCTGCATCGGCAAACACTTCGCCCTCGCCGAACTGGTGCTGGTGCTGGCCACCGTGGCCAGCCGGTACCGGCTGGTGTCGCCGCCGGGCGCACCCGAGGTACGACCCGAGGCCCTGATCACCCTGCACCCCCACGGCGGGGTCCATCTCACCCTGGAGCGCCGGTGA
- a CDS encoding BBE domain-containing protein, translating into MSGPTRRGLIASAAALGGVTLIGAPAAAGVPSKVGVRESPVILPDDPRYEDLVLRRTNERFFPRPGSFRLPTTTEQVVRAVQDAVRAGKRVTVRSGGHCYENFVGAGAEVVIDMSAMRQVTFDRRRTAFMIESGASLWTVYERLYLGWGVTIPGGQCGGVAAGGHIQGGGYGALSRQLGSVVDYLYAVEVVVVDRAGRARAVVATREPDDANRDLWWAHTGGGGGNFGVVTRYWMRTPGATGTDPARLLPRPPAVTLETTIAWSWDAMTEEAFHRLLRNYGQWHERHSAPDSPYASLFSLLPITRRNAGADPGAFAMVTALDGTLPDADRLLRDHIAEVTAGVPGTITVQPPRRLPWLAGVKAQSLSQADESGMHKLKAAYLRKRFTDAQIATAYTYLTSTDHQNETAMLLLVSYGGKVNAVAPDATAMPQRDSIMKAVYVVIWTDPEREQANLDWIRRWYAAMYADTGGVPVPNSVNDGSYINYPDVDTTDPRWNTSGVGWHTLYYKDNYRRLQRVKARWDPRDVFHHAMSITLPR; encoded by the coding sequence GCCAGCGCTGCGGCACTCGGAGGTGTGACGCTGATCGGCGCTCCGGCGGCAGCGGGGGTGCCGTCGAAGGTGGGCGTACGGGAGTCTCCGGTGATCCTGCCGGACGACCCCCGCTACGAGGACCTGGTGCTGCGCCGGACGAACGAGCGCTTCTTCCCGAGGCCCGGATCGTTCCGGCTGCCGACGACCACCGAGCAGGTGGTGCGTGCCGTGCAGGACGCGGTGCGTGCCGGTAAGCGGGTGACAGTGCGTAGCGGCGGACACTGCTACGAGAACTTCGTCGGTGCCGGCGCGGAGGTCGTCATCGACATGTCCGCGATGCGGCAGGTCACGTTCGACCGGCGCCGCACCGCGTTCATGATCGAGTCGGGTGCCAGCCTCTGGACGGTGTACGAGCGGCTCTACCTCGGCTGGGGCGTCACCATCCCCGGCGGCCAGTGCGGCGGCGTCGCGGCGGGCGGACACATCCAGGGCGGCGGGTACGGCGCGTTGTCGCGGCAGCTGGGTTCGGTGGTCGACTACCTGTACGCGGTGGAGGTCGTCGTCGTGGACCGTGCCGGACGGGCACGGGCGGTCGTGGCGACCCGCGAACCGGATGACGCCAATCGTGACCTGTGGTGGGCGCACACCGGGGGCGGGGGTGGGAACTTCGGTGTCGTCACCCGGTACTGGATGCGCACACCCGGGGCCACCGGCACCGATCCCGCCCGCCTGCTGCCCAGGCCACCCGCCGTGACGCTGGAGACGACGATCGCGTGGAGCTGGGACGCGATGACCGAGGAGGCGTTCCACCGGCTGCTGCGCAACTACGGGCAATGGCACGAGCGCCACAGCGCGCCCGACTCCCCGTACGCCAGTCTCTTCAGCCTGCTGCCGATCACCCGCCGCAACGCCGGCGCGGACCCCGGCGCGTTCGCCATGGTGACCGCCCTGGACGGCACCCTGCCCGACGCCGACCGGCTGCTCCGCGACCACATCGCCGAGGTCACCGCAGGCGTACCGGGCACGATCACGGTCCAGCCGCCCCGCCGGCTGCCGTGGCTTGCCGGGGTGAAGGCCCAGTCACTGAGCCAGGCCGACGAGTCCGGGATGCACAAGCTGAAGGCGGCCTACCTGCGCAAGAGGTTCACGGACGCGCAGATCGCCACCGCCTACACCTACCTGACCAGCACGGACCACCAGAACGAGACCGCGATGCTGCTGCTGGTGTCGTACGGCGGCAAGGTCAACGCCGTGGCACCGGACGCGACCGCCATGCCCCAGCGGGACAGCATCATGAAAGCGGTGTACGTCGTCATCTGGACCGACCCGGAGCGCGAGCAGGCGAACCTGGACTGGATCCGCCGGTGGTACGCCGCGATGTACGCCGACACCGGCGGTGTGCCGGTCCCGAACAGCGTGAACGACGGCTCATACATCAACTATCCGGACGTCGACACCACCGACCCGCGATGGAACACCTCCGGAGTCGGGTGGCACACCCTGTACTACAAGGACAACTACCGCAGGCTCCAGCGGGTCAAGGCCCGTTGGGACCCCCGTGACGTGTTCCATCACGCCATGTCGATCACGCTGCCGCGCTGA
- a CDS encoding septum formation family protein, whose protein sequence is MTRRQTPAPVRARLAALLTAAVLSVVAGCAPPPLEGVDGDLADGWAGFDTPTVFVPANGVCHRSEAVSGSAQRYEPVDCDRLHRVETVHVGTFTGADAELTIVPAPATPTRVSARAECDTRSAEFLGQPLQHGRLTLRVVVPTQQAWNAGARWFRCDLAEISSVFLGQVVPRTGSLRGALTGEAPLALGCHEPIWDSSDYLEAIDPVACSEPHYSEFVGAYAESDAFDYDDFNVADDVVHERCLQLIARYAALPVDDDLPQRVGTLYFEPSRQEWVDGDRQVRCFLYLWDYYPPLTRSARNGGPDLLPVVS, encoded by the coding sequence ATGACGCGACGGCAGACTCCCGCACCGGTACGGGCCCGACTGGCGGCGCTGCTGACCGCCGCCGTACTGTCCGTGGTGGCCGGCTGCGCACCGCCGCCGTTGGAAGGTGTCGACGGTGATCTCGCCGACGGGTGGGCCGGCTTCGACACACCGACCGTCTTCGTCCCGGCGAACGGCGTCTGCCATCGCAGCGAGGCGGTCTCCGGCAGCGCCCAACGCTACGAGCCGGTCGACTGCGACCGGCTACACCGGGTCGAGACGGTGCACGTCGGCACCTTCACCGGTGCAGACGCGGAGCTGACGATCGTGCCGGCGCCCGCAACGCCGACCCGGGTCTCGGCGCGCGCCGAGTGCGACACCCGCTCCGCCGAGTTCCTCGGGCAGCCGCTGCAGCACGGCCGGCTCACCCTCCGGGTGGTGGTGCCGACGCAGCAGGCCTGGAACGCCGGGGCGCGCTGGTTCCGGTGCGATCTGGCCGAGATCAGCAGCGTGTTCCTCGGCCAGGTGGTGCCGCGCACCGGGAGTCTGCGTGGCGCCCTGACCGGCGAGGCGCCGCTGGCGCTGGGCTGCCACGAGCCGATCTGGGACAGCTCCGACTACCTCGAAGCGATCGATCCGGTCGCGTGCAGCGAGCCGCACTACAGCGAGTTCGTCGGCGCCTACGCGGAGAGCGACGCCTTCGACTACGACGATTTCAACGTGGCGGACGACGTCGTCCACGAACGGTGCCTCCAGTTGATCGCGCGTTACGCGGCACTGCCGGTCGACGACGACCTGCCGCAGCGGGTCGGCACGCTCTACTTCGAGCCGAGCCGGCAGGAGTGGGTCGACGGAGACCGTCAGGTCCGCTGCTTCCTGTACCTGTGGGACTACTATCCGCCGCTCACCCGGTCGGCCAGGAACGGCGGACCCGACCTGCTGCCGGTGGTGTCCTGA
- a CDS encoding polyprenyl synthetase family protein has translation MTAAATTRRDVRARLATARSLLEPPLRHAVRRLATPVRTVAEYHFGWCDAAGDPTDAGWGKGLRGGLTLAAADAVGGSAASAVPAAVAVELVHNFTLLHDDVMDHDQVRRGRPTAGAVFGDAQAILAGDALLALGLDTVRAQPAATAELCRALLDLVGGQSADVAFESRTTVGLDACLTMAAGKTAALIAAACALGALSADADADRVDGLRGYGHHLGMAFQLTDDLLGIWGDPAVTGKPVGADLRRRKKSLPVVYALTSGTAAGAELASLYAIPGASTDTQVRRATQLVEQSGGRDWARREADRHRLDALACLAAARPGRDGAAVLAGFADLATTRDH, from the coding sequence TTGACCGCGGCGGCCACCACGCGACGTGACGTCCGGGCCCGGCTGGCGACCGCGCGGTCGCTGCTCGAACCCCCACTGCGCCATGCGGTACGCCGCCTCGCCACCCCGGTGCGCACCGTCGCCGAGTACCACTTCGGCTGGTGCGACGCCGCCGGTGACCCCACCGACGCCGGCTGGGGCAAAGGGCTGCGGGGCGGGCTGACCCTGGCCGCCGCCGACGCGGTCGGCGGGTCGGCCGCGTCAGCGGTGCCGGCGGCGGTCGCGGTCGAACTCGTCCACAACTTCACCCTGCTGCACGACGACGTGATGGACCACGACCAGGTCCGCCGGGGGCGGCCCACCGCCGGCGCGGTGTTCGGTGACGCGCAGGCCATCCTGGCCGGCGACGCGCTGCTCGCGCTGGGCCTCGACACGGTACGCGCACAACCCGCCGCCACGGCGGAACTGTGCCGGGCACTGCTGGACCTGGTGGGCGGGCAGAGCGCCGACGTCGCCTTCGAGTCCCGTACCACGGTGGGGTTGGATGCCTGCCTGACGATGGCGGCCGGCAAGACCGCGGCGCTGATCGCGGCCGCCTGCGCCCTCGGCGCACTCAGCGCCGACGCCGACGCCGACCGGGTCGACGGGCTGCGCGGCTACGGCCACCACCTCGGGATGGCGTTCCAGTTGACCGACGACCTGCTCGGCATCTGGGGCGACCCGGCGGTGACCGGCAAGCCGGTCGGTGCCGACCTGCGGCGGCGTAAGAAGTCACTGCCGGTGGTGTACGCGTTGACCAGCGGCACCGCCGCCGGTGCCGAGCTGGCGTCGCTGTACGCGATCCCGGGCGCGTCGACCGACACCCAGGTACGCCGCGCGACGCAGCTGGTCGAGCAGAGCGGCGGGCGGGACTGGGCCCGGCGGGAAGCCGACCGCCACCGGCTCGACGCCCTGGCCTGCCTGGCGGCGGCACGGCCGGGCCGGGACGGCGCGGCGGTGCTCGCCGGTTTCGCGGACCTTGCCACCACCCGCGACCATTGA
- a CDS encoding septum formation family protein: MARQWIVGSGNGRRAVLATALTLTVATVAACGQLPDGVDGELTGGWTPLAEPVPFVPEAGVCHNRETTSGAMVDYIPIDCAQMHLLEIVHVGEFTGEHAAADTAPEPGSAARLAARAECDQRVTEFIGGSWRSGTLRLVVVTPSQQAWDGGARWLRCDLGETQGTDFDNIIFRSVTLAGVLTDAESSVPLRCFDSASVASDGELLVERVACDAPHQSEFAGTYVEDKLSYQEVRSNADEVHRRCKTVVAGFAKVPDDGDLQYRVGTVYSYPGASDWADGDRTIRCYAWRADPLLTRSVRGGGTSALPVQYA, encoded by the coding sequence ATGGCACGACAGTGGATCGTCGGGTCCGGCAACGGACGACGAGCTGTGCTGGCCACGGCGCTGACGCTGACGGTGGCGACCGTCGCCGCGTGTGGACAGCTGCCGGACGGAGTGGACGGTGAACTGACCGGCGGGTGGACTCCACTCGCCGAGCCGGTCCCGTTCGTGCCCGAGGCCGGTGTCTGCCACAACCGGGAAACGACCTCCGGTGCCATGGTCGACTACATCCCGATCGACTGCGCCCAGATGCACCTGCTGGAGATCGTGCACGTCGGAGAGTTCACCGGCGAGCACGCCGCGGCCGACACCGCGCCGGAGCCGGGGTCGGCCGCCCGGCTCGCCGCTCGCGCCGAGTGCGATCAGCGGGTCACGGAGTTCATCGGCGGCTCCTGGCGGTCCGGGACCCTGCGGCTGGTGGTGGTCACCCCGTCGCAGCAGGCCTGGGACGGCGGTGCCCGGTGGTTGCGCTGCGACCTCGGGGAGACCCAGGGCACCGACTTCGACAACATCATCTTCCGGTCGGTCACCCTTGCGGGTGTGCTGACCGACGCCGAGAGTTCGGTGCCGCTGCGCTGCTTCGACTCGGCGTCCGTCGCCAGCGACGGCGAACTGCTCGTCGAGCGCGTCGCCTGCGACGCACCGCACCAGTCTGAGTTCGCCGGGACGTACGTCGAGGACAAGCTCAGCTATCAGGAGGTACGGTCGAACGCCGACGAGGTGCACCGCCGGTGCAAGACGGTGGTGGCTGGGTTCGCGAAGGTGCCGGATGACGGTGACCTGCAGTATCGGGTCGGCACCGTCTACAGCTACCCCGGCGCGTCGGACTGGGCCGACGGTGACCGGACCATCCGCTGCTACGCCTGGCGGGCCGATCCGCTGCTGACCCGGTCGGTGCGCGGCGGCGGCACCAGCGCTCTGCCGGTGCAGTACGCATGA